The Salvelinus namaycush isolate Seneca chromosome 16, SaNama_1.0, whole genome shotgun sequence genome has a segment encoding these proteins:
- the LOC120061286 gene encoding serine/threonine-protein kinase Sgk2-like: MANSNPLRSPSSSLSEVNLGPSANPHAKPTDFDFLAVIGKGTFGKVLLAKLKADNKFYAVKVLQKKVILKKKEQKNIMAERNVLLKSLKHPFLVGLHYSFQTPEKLYFVLDYVNGGELFFHLQRERCFLEPRARFYAAEVASAIGYLHSLNIVYRDLKPENILLDSQGHVVLTDFGLCKEGVEPETTTSTFCGTPEYLAPEVLRKEPYDRTVDWWCLGAVLYEMIYSLPPFYSRDVSEMYDGILHKPLPLPPGKSGAVCSLLQGLLQKDQHRRLGAIADFLQIKNHVFFSPINWDDLYHKRITPPYNPNVKGPADTQHIDPEFTREMVPNSVGRTPELNAGTSSSNAFNGFSYVSGEDSFL, translated from the exons TGCCAAGCCCACTGACTTTGACTTTTTGGCTGTTATTGGAAAAGGGACCTTTGGGAAG GTCCTGCTCGCCAAGCTCAAAGCTGACAATAAATTCTATGCTGTGAAAGTTCTACAGAAGAAAGTAATCCTGAAGAAAAAGGAG CAAAAGAATATAATGGCAGAGAGGAACGTGCTGCTGAAGAGCCTGAAGCATCCTTTCCTGGTGGGCCTCCACTACTCCTTCCAGACCCCAGAGAAGCTCTACTTTGTCCTCGACTATGTCAACGGGGGAGAG cTCTTCTTCCACCTGCAGAGGGAGCGGTGCTTCTTGGAGCCGAGGGCTCGGTTCTATGCTGCTGAGGTAGCCAGTGCCATCGGCTACCTTCACTCCCTCAACATCGTTTACAG AGATCTAAAGCCAGAGAATATTCTCTTAGACTCTCAG GGCCATGTGGTACTTACAGACTTTGGGCTGTGTAAAGAGGGAGTGGAGCCGGAGACCACCACGTCCACTTTCTGTGGAACCCCTGAG taTTTGGCCCCTGAGGTTCTGCGTAAGGAGCCCTATGACCGCACAGTGGACTGGTGGTGTCTGGGAGCTGTGCTCTATGAGATGATCTATAGTCTT CCCCCGTTCTACAGCCGGGACGTTTCTGAGATGTACGATGGCATCCTACACAAGCCTCTGCCGCTGCCCCCAGGGAAGTCAGGTGCTGTCTGTAgtctgctccagggcctcctgcaGAAAGACCAGCACCGCAGGTTGGGAGCCATCGCTGACTTT cTACAAATAAAGAACCATGTGTTCTTCTCCCCGATTAACTGGGATGACCTGTACCACAAGAGAATCACTCCTCCATACAACCCCAATGTG aAAGGGCCAGCGGACACACAGCACATAGACCCAGAGTTCACCAGAGAGATGGTGCCTAACTCAGTGGGCCGCACCCCTGAGCTCAACGCTGGCACCAGCAGCTCTAACGCATTCAATGGCTTCTCCTACGTTTCTGGTGAAGACAGCTTCCTCTGA